A genomic window from Flavobacterium johnsoniae includes:
- a CDS encoding transposase yields MSQGKFQNKYRISSIRAQCWDYGWNGAYFITICTQDRKHYFGEIQNNKMILSHAGIIADLLWHQIPSHHKNVELGDFVVMPNHIHGILIINKPLDNIDLDFENDGNIVQTGHALSQHALSPRFQNIGKNTISSIVGSYKSAVTKHANRLGYPHQWQKLFYDNIIRSNNDYQRISDYIVSNPEKWEKDKFKAENKSK; encoded by the coding sequence ATGAGTCAAGGAAAATTTCAGAATAAATACCGTATTTCTTCAATAAGAGCTCAATGCTGGGATTATGGTTGGAATGGAGCCTATTTTATAACTATCTGTACACAAGACAGAAAACATTATTTTGGAGAAATTCAAAATAATAAAATGATTTTATCGCATGCCGGAATTATTGCCGATTTATTATGGCATCAAATTCCATCACACCATAAAAATGTGGAATTGGGTGATTTTGTGGTCATGCCAAATCATATTCACGGAATTTTGATAATTAATAAACCATTGGATAATATTGATTTGGATTTCGAAAATGACGGCAATATTGTACAGACAGGGCATGCCCTGTCTCAACACGCCCTGTCTCCACGATTTCAAAACATTGGAAAAAATACTATTTCGTCAATTGTTGGATCCTATAAATCTGCAGTAACCAAACATGCCAATAGATTAGGATATCCACATCAATGGCAAAAATTATTTTATGATAATATCATTAGAAGCAATAATGATTATCAAAGAATTTCTGATTATATTGTTTCAAATCCCGAAAAATGGGAAAAAGATAAATTTAAAGCAGAAAATAAATCAAAATGA
- a CDS encoding DUF6909 family protein, translating into MKETKHISRSRAQESSAAIEKMYITMRHLFNRGFYKPMGVSGDSLRESLLALRPEIYGNIAEEKVELNGLLYVIERLPIGIEQCRFINLTSDEGYSKSHFQAIVPPKRRRNCYRIDEEQMNVEITRGRSDIYDILTHLTFIFIESHKIKNRVLIDDGGEVSRDWQKLEQAVMQTKKLTQIEKEKAISHVANILARTFEEVLDIYDAFGSENAPDRFLHVIYWLGKLAIEEIVENNKRTITFSPVLRERLGHHIHGEIWATNIKEVLKANDLLKRPIHVISANMHSVMNSIFATPLLKTKFKGKTDFFIYEELSSSGSKEIRGQVEELALKNGMISLPDASGTNIDVQIFDTAQIDWSKTAFSHANVGEDKPVIIVMDYAFGEQAYETIDELLKPFKKETLLNVKSVSIMGKAGILEGGKGDIMIPTAHINEGTADNYFFENELTGAMFEGNDIDIYEGAMVTVLGTSLQNRDLLKFFHESTWGVIGLEMEGSYYQKAIQSASKIRKSVPHDIKVRYAYYASDNPLETGSTLASGGLGTTGVKPTYLITIKILEQIFNIK; encoded by the coding sequence ATGAAAGAAACCAAACATATATCAAGATCAAGAGCGCAGGAATCTTCTGCGGCTATAGAAAAAATGTACATTACAATGCGCCATTTATTCAACCGTGGTTTTTACAAACCAATGGGAGTTTCTGGCGATAGCTTACGCGAATCATTATTAGCATTAAGACCTGAAATCTACGGAAATATTGCCGAAGAAAAAGTAGAATTAAACGGACTTTTATACGTCATTGAACGTCTTCCAATCGGAATTGAACAATGTCGTTTTATCAATTTAACTTCAGACGAAGGATATTCTAAATCGCATTTTCAAGCAATTGTTCCTCCAAAAAGAAGAAGAAATTGTTACAGAATCGACGAAGAGCAAATGAACGTAGAAATTACGCGCGGACGTTCTGATATTTATGATATTCTAACGCATTTGACTTTCATTTTCATAGAATCTCATAAAATTAAAAATAGAGTTTTAATTGATGATGGAGGCGAAGTTTCTCGCGATTGGCAGAAATTGGAACAAGCAGTAATGCAAACCAAAAAGCTGACACAGATTGAAAAAGAGAAAGCAATTTCGCACGTTGCCAATATTTTAGCCAGAACTTTTGAAGAAGTTTTGGATATTTACGATGCTTTTGGTTCAGAAAATGCGCCAGATCGTTTCTTGCACGTTATTTATTGGTTAGGAAAATTAGCGATCGAAGAAATTGTTGAAAACAACAAAAGAACGATTACTTTTAGTCCAGTTTTGCGTGAACGTTTAGGACATCACATTCACGGAGAAATCTGGGCAACAAACATAAAAGAGGTTTTAAAAGCAAACGACTTATTGAAAAGACCGATTCACGTTATCAGTGCGAATATGCACAGTGTGATGAATTCGATTTTTGCAACGCCTTTGCTAAAAACAAAATTTAAAGGAAAAACAGATTTCTTTATTTATGAAGAATTAAGCAGTTCTGGCTCAAAAGAAATTAGAGGTCAAGTTGAAGAACTAGCGTTGAAAAACGGAATGATCTCGTTACCAGATGCTTCAGGAACAAACATCGACGTTCAGATTTTTGATACCGCTCAAATTGACTGGTCAAAAACAGCTTTTTCGCATGCCAATGTGGGTGAAGATAAACCAGTAATTATCGTAATGGATTACGCTTTTGGTGAGCAAGCTTACGAAACAATTGACGAACTTTTAAAACCATTCAAAAAAGAAACTTTACTAAATGTAAAATCGGTTTCTATAATGGGGAAAGCGGGAATTTTGGAAGGCGGAAAAGGAGATATCATGATTCCGACAGCGCATATCAACGAAGGAACGGCAGATAATTATTTCTTCGAAAATGAATTAACTGGTGCCATGTTTGAAGGAAATGATATTGATATTTACGAAGGTGCAATGGTTACGGTTCTTGGAACATCATTGCAAAATAGAGATTTATTGAAATTTTTCCACGAATCGACTTGGGGCGTAATTGGTCTTGAAATGGAAGGTTCTTATTATCAAAAAGCGATTCAATCGGCATCAAAAATTAGAAAAAGTGTGCCGCACGATATTAAAGTTCGTTACGCATATTACGCATCAGATAATCCTTTAGAAACAGGAAGTACATTAGCTTCTGGCGGATTGGGAACAACGGGCGTAAAACCAACTTATTTGATTACAATTAAAATTTTAGAACAGATTTTTAATATAAAATAG
- a CDS encoding lipopolysaccharide biosynthesis protein yields the protein MNLKKIEFKEIRNYLIFGSGQFVNLLAPLLVAPYVISVCGIEQWGKIGAATSVFIILEIFIDFGSKLLGVKEISSNKENKNRVSDYLSITYAFRLIALLFILFCLILILILVPNLDFKLYFLGSCLLISQFFNPIWFYIGVENFKRINRIIIFSKAIYVLSVYFIVNQKSDYVYVVFLLGIANIVVYSYYYLKIYKEYNMSLLTVSKSKLIESVKREYPIVVSNLSIAVYTNFPILIIKYVLGDFYAGIYKVGDMFLSVLRSYLTVFFNVSFPKFCSIYFENKREAILHLKKINIVNILFLSLIVVTLYFVSFFFLNEFGLDKKLTNSLLFCKDFLFVSLIVALNIPFYQMLLLKNHQNKIAQISFFGSILMFISCYFLSKNFNLQGSIISIYIVEIFITTSIIISSLSLFKKND from the coding sequence ATGAATTTAAAAAAAATTGAATTTAAAGAAATTCGAAATTATCTAATTTTCGGATCAGGTCAGTTTGTTAATTTATTAGCTCCATTACTTGTAGCTCCTTATGTAATATCGGTTTGCGGAATTGAACAATGGGGAAAAATCGGCGCTGCAACATCTGTTTTTATAATATTGGAAATATTTATAGATTTTGGTTCTAAACTTTTGGGAGTAAAAGAAATAAGTTCTAATAAAGAAAACAAAAATCGTGTTTCAGACTATCTTAGTATAACGTATGCTTTCCGTTTAATTGCGCTATTATTTATTCTTTTCTGCCTCATTTTAATTTTAATTTTGGTTCCGAATTTAGATTTCAAATTATATTTTTTGGGATCTTGTTTGTTGATATCGCAGTTTTTTAATCCGATTTGGTTTTATATTGGTGTTGAAAATTTTAAAAGAATTAATCGCATAATAATCTTTTCTAAAGCAATTTATGTTCTTTCGGTTTATTTCATTGTAAATCAGAAATCAGATTATGTATATGTGGTTTTTTTATTGGGAATAGCCAACATAGTTGTTTATTCGTATTATTACCTAAAGATATATAAAGAGTATAATATGTCTTTATTAACGGTTTCTAAAAGCAAATTGATTGAAAGCGTAAAAAGAGAATATCCAATTGTTGTTTCTAATTTATCTATAGCCGTTTACACAAATTTCCCGATTCTGATTATAAAATATGTTCTGGGAGATTTTTATGCCGGAATTTACAAAGTTGGAGATATGTTTTTAAGCGTTTTAAGAAGTTATCTGACAGTATTTTTCAACGTAAGTTTTCCTAAATTTTGCAGTATTTATTTTGAAAATAAAAGGGAAGCAATCTTGCATTTGAAGAAGATAAACATAGTCAATATCCTGTTTTTATCTTTGATAGTCGTTACTTTATATTTCGTGTCGTTTTTCTTTTTAAATGAGTTTGGTTTAGATAAAAAATTAACGAATTCACTTTTATTTTGTAAAGACTTTTTATTTGTTTCTTTGATTGTGGCATTAAATATACCATTCTATCAAATGTTGCTGTTGAAAAATCACCAAAACAAAATTGCCCAAATATCATTTTTTGGATCAATTTTAATGTTTATAAGCTGTTATTTTCTATCCAAAAATTTCAATTTGCAAGGAAGTATAATTTCAATATATATTGTCGAAATATTTATAACTACATCTATTATTATCTCAAGTTTATCGCTTTTTAAAAAGAATGATTAA
- a CDS encoding glycosyltransferase family 2 protein yields the protein MIKKTDFTDTLNTTSLDRKVYIVILNHKGSRDTIECLESILELNYLNYQVVVVDNSEIDAPFQTLLNWATLNKIKFDQTIEKELDLTIAKSQIVFVKAEKNKGFAAGNNIALNAILKIKEFDSYIWILNNDTVVDKESLKAQISYLEMHQNSKIGILGSKLVYYYKKDTLQAIGGKFSEKFYISSHIGEGESINKSKSEFEQIDYVIGASMFVTYPFLAEVGILCEDFFLFYEELDWAYRAKQKGWSLDSCLESVVFHKEGATIGSSYNSKQKSFFSEINVFKSRKIFVQKYYKLGFRFYVSSLLLILNRIRKGKLKLGLELLKITFYK from the coding sequence ATGATTAAGAAAACAGATTTTACCGATACTTTAAATACGACTTCTTTAGATCGTAAGGTTTATATCGTGATTCTAAATCATAAAGGATCTCGGGATACGATAGAATGTCTCGAAAGTATTTTAGAATTAAATTATCTTAATTATCAAGTTGTAGTTGTAGACAATAGCGAAATAGATGCGCCATTTCAAACATTATTAAATTGGGCGACATTGAATAAAATAAAATTTGATCAAACAATTGAAAAGGAATTAGATCTTACCATTGCCAAAAGTCAGATTGTATTTGTAAAAGCCGAAAAAAACAAAGGATTTGCTGCCGGAAATAATATTGCGCTGAATGCTATTTTAAAGATCAAAGAGTTTGATTCTTACATTTGGATATTGAATAATGATACTGTTGTAGATAAAGAATCATTAAAAGCTCAGATTTCGTATTTAGAAATGCATCAAAATTCTAAAATAGGAATTCTAGGAAGTAAGCTAGTATATTATTATAAAAAAGATACTTTACAAGCTATTGGAGGTAAGTTTAGTGAAAAATTTTACATCTCAAGCCATATTGGAGAAGGAGAATCAATTAATAAATCAAAATCTGAATTTGAGCAAATTGATTATGTAATTGGAGCATCAATGTTTGTAACCTATCCGTTTTTAGCAGAAGTTGGTATTTTGTGCGAAGATTTTTTTCTTTTTTATGAAGAATTAGATTGGGCATATAGAGCCAAACAGAAAGGCTGGAGTTTAGATTCGTGTTTAGAATCTGTGGTTTTTCATAAAGAAGGCGCAACTATTGGATCTTCATACAATTCAAAACAAAAATCTTTTTTTTCTGAAATAAATGTGTTTAAAAGCAGAAAGATTTTTGTTCAAAAATATTATAAACTCGGATTCAGATTTTATGTATCGAGCTTATTATTGATTTTAAATAGAATTAGAAAAGGGAAACTTAAACTCGGATTAGAATTGTTAAAGATTACTTTTTACAAATGA
- a CDS encoding glycosyltransferase: MNILIVTSFFPYPPHFGGAFDVLERIKGIKSLGHEIDLVCTCKEFPEQKNIDFMKQFINELTIVSRKNKITDLFSSKPLQVVSRIALKKVSLTKNYDLTILESESVGIILENKSFKTAKTIVRVHNNESDYFFQLAKSAKKQTDKLYYYLEGIKYKTYSKTIFEKADRLWFISNEEINNNSFKPFVNKSTYLPASVNDAFAEQELSSKTVLFIGALFMPNNVEAIMWYLQNVHSLLVAEKNYKLIIVGSTGDKEPKIFEDKFKSFSNVEVRLNQSDLSNCYSESTIFINPMLHGAGVKLKTINAIQNGLILISSKVGAEGIGLIKEEMYFEANTSEDFSKSIIKVFNMNVDEKQKMVRNAQNLLIQNNYLSILKNEIQDENK, from the coding sequence ATGAACATACTTATAGTAACTAGTTTCTTTCCGTATCCACCTCATTTTGGCGGAGCTTTTGATGTTTTAGAACGTATAAAAGGAATAAAATCTTTAGGACACGAAATTGATTTAGTCTGCACTTGCAAAGAATTTCCAGAACAAAAAAATATAGATTTTATGAAACAATTTATAAATGAACTTACAATTGTTTCCAGAAAAAATAAAATCACCGATTTATTCTCTTCAAAACCGCTTCAAGTAGTTTCTAGAATCGCCCTTAAAAAAGTATCACTAACAAAGAATTATGATCTGACAATTTTAGAATCTGAAAGTGTTGGAATTATACTTGAAAACAAAAGTTTTAAAACAGCCAAAACAATAGTTAGAGTTCATAATAATGAATCAGATTATTTTTTTCAATTAGCCAAAAGTGCAAAAAAACAAACAGACAAATTGTATTATTATCTTGAAGGAATAAAATACAAAACCTATTCTAAAACAATTTTTGAAAAAGCAGATAGACTTTGGTTTATTTCTAACGAAGAAATAAATAACAATAGTTTTAAGCCATTTGTCAATAAATCCACCTATTTGCCAGCATCTGTAAACGATGCTTTTGCAGAACAAGAATTATCTAGTAAAACAGTGCTTTTTATTGGCGCTTTATTTATGCCAAATAATGTAGAAGCAATAATGTGGTATTTGCAAAACGTTCATTCATTATTGGTTGCAGAAAAAAATTATAAGCTAATAATTGTTGGAAGTACAGGCGACAAAGAACCCAAAATATTTGAAGATAAATTTAAGTCATTTTCAAACGTTGAGGTTCGATTAAATCAAAGCGATTTGAGCAATTGTTATTCAGAATCAACCATTTTTATTAATCCGATGCTGCATGGAGCTGGCGTAAAGTTAAAAACCATAAACGCCATCCAAAACGGCTTAATTTTAATTTCTTCTAAAGTTGGAGCAGAAGGAATAGGATTGATAAAAGAAGAAATGTATTTTGAGGCGAATACATCAGAAGATTTTTCAAAATCAATAATTAAAGTCTTTAATATGAATGTTGACGAGAAACAAAAAATGGTAAGAAATGCCCAAAATCTTTTAATACAAAATAATTATTTATCTATTTTGAAAAATGAAATTCAGGATGAAAATAAATAA
- a CDS encoding O-antigen ligase family protein, with protein sequence MRFLEKNIAFLIFPVFMIVNKRFFYENTLRRTITVFIISNILLASYIWIVILSKGYLTVMKSDTYYNPIIRNFFSDISEIHLPYLGMLFVFSSLALLDDIFNSAKKIAYRNVLRCLGIALLIFSVISFAARLALILFIVLSLFLLFKKASNVWIKIGFIVSILAILFLVFTIPSSKKRIDEIWNAKLELPNSTQKSEEVNFRYGIYNCVSIILKENWIIGVGPGNVQKKLDNCYSGYSYKNYDDYSKIEYNSHNQYLDIWLKYGIFGLILFFVFLLWGIKKINILYGIFLCIIMTAMLTENIFDRQVGVVFFTLFNTLFLINRKDHFEKSIN encoded by the coding sequence ATGAGATTTTTAGAAAAGAATATTGCTTTTCTAATTTTTCCAGTATTTATGATTGTAAATAAGCGTTTTTTTTATGAAAACACATTAAGAAGAACGATTACAGTTTTCATCATTTCAAACATACTTTTAGCATCCTATATTTGGATCGTAATTTTGTCGAAAGGATATTTAACCGTAATGAAATCAGATACTTATTATAATCCAATTATCAGGAATTTTTTTAGTGACATATCCGAAATTCATTTACCTTATTTAGGAATGTTATTTGTGTTTTCAAGCCTTGCGCTTTTAGATGATATTTTCAATAGTGCCAAAAAAATCGCATATAGGAATGTTTTGAGATGTTTGGGAATTGCGTTATTAATTTTTTCAGTTATTAGTTTTGCAGCAAGATTAGCTCTAATTCTGTTTATTGTATTATCACTTTTTTTACTTTTCAAAAAAGCTTCAAACGTTTGGATAAAAATAGGTTTTATAGTTTCTATACTTGCAATACTTTTTTTAGTTTTTACAATTCCGTCTTCAAAGAAAAGAATAGATGAAATTTGGAATGCCAAACTGGAACTGCCCAATAGCACTCAGAAATCTGAAGAAGTTAATTTTAGATACGGAATCTACAATTGCGTAAGTATAATTTTAAAAGAAAATTGGATAATAGGCGTAGGTCCAGGAAATGTTCAAAAAAAACTAGATAACTGTTACTCAGGCTATAGTTATAAAAATTACGATGATTATTCAAAAATAGAATATAATTCTCACAACCAGTATCTAGATATATGGCTTAAATATGGTATATTTGGCTTGATTCTATTTTTTGTTTTTTTGCTTTGGGGCATTAAAAAAATAAATATACTTTACGGTATTTTTCTATGTATAATTATGACAGCAATGTTAACAGAAAATATATTTGACAGACAAGTTGGTGTTGTCTTCTTTACCCTTTTTAACACACTTTTTTTAATTAACCGAAAAGATCATTTTGAAAAAAGCATTAATTAG
- a CDS encoding glycosyltransferase, with the protein MKKALISDWYYVNGGAEKVIHSINSIWNDFDHFALIDFLNDEDRKFILNGKKAKTSFIQKLPTVKKNHRKFLQLFPIAIEQFDLKDFDLIISSSSAVAKGIRTTESQLHICYCHSPMRYAWDLREQYLKDAGLTKGLKGLYAKSVLDKMQKWDLSNSENVDYFIANSKHIAQRIKKSYNKESVVIYPPVDVDFFTLEETKEDYYLTASRMVPYKKTQLIVEAFNALPHLKLIVAGEGPELEKLQKIAKKNIEFVGFVENKKLRSLMQKAKGFVFAAEEDFGIIPVEAQACGTPVIALKKGGTLETVVENETGIFFEEQSVEKIKEAILYFQTKTFDPKVIRKHAVKFSKERFEKEIKEFVETKFKAHKRTLK; encoded by the coding sequence TTGAAAAAAGCATTAATTAGCGATTGGTATTATGTAAATGGAGGTGCTGAAAAAGTGATTCATTCAATAAATTCAATTTGGAATGATTTTGATCATTTTGCCCTTATTGATTTTTTGAATGATGAAGATCGAAAGTTTATTTTAAACGGAAAAAAAGCAAAAACAAGCTTTATTCAAAAACTGCCAACGGTTAAAAAAAATCATCGAAAATTTCTTCAATTATTTCCAATTGCAATAGAACAATTTGATTTAAAAGATTTTGACTTAATAATAAGTTCTTCCTCTGCCGTTGCAAAAGGAATCAGAACCACCGAAAGCCAGCTTCATATTTGTTATTGCCACTCTCCAATGCGTTACGCTTGGGATTTAAGAGAGCAATATTTAAAAGACGCTGGATTGACCAAAGGTCTAAAAGGATTGTATGCAAAATCGGTTTTAGATAAAATGCAAAAGTGGGATTTATCTAATTCAGAAAATGTCGATTATTTTATTGCCAATTCTAAACACATTGCCCAGAGAATTAAAAAAAGCTATAATAAAGAATCGGTTGTAATTTATCCTCCGGTCGATGTTGATTTTTTTACTTTGGAAGAAACAAAAGAAGATTATTATTTGACAGCTTCTAGAATGGTTCCGTACAAAAAAACGCAATTAATCGTTGAAGCTTTTAATGCATTGCCTCACCTAAAATTGATTGTTGCCGGTGAAGGACCTGAACTTGAAAAACTTCAAAAAATAGCCAAAAAGAATATTGAATTTGTTGGTTTCGTTGAGAATAAAAAACTGCGAAGCTTAATGCAAAAAGCAAAAGGTTTTGTTTTTGCGGCAGAAGAAGATTTTGGAATTATTCCTGTCGAAGCACAAGCTTGTGGAACTCCAGTTATTGCCTTAAAGAAAGGCGGAACTCTTGAAACGGTTGTAGAAAATGAAACAGGAATTTTCTTTGAAGAACAATCGGTTGAAAAAATAAAAGAAGCAATACTTTATTTTCAAACCAAAACTTTCGATCCAAAAGTGATTCGCAAACATGCGGTTAAATTTTCAAAAGAACGATTTGAAAAAGAAATTAAGGAATTTGTTGAAACTAAGTTTAAAGCGCATAAACGCACTTTGAAATAA
- a CDS encoding UDP-glucuronic acid decarboxylase family protein: MKRILITGAAGFLGSHLCDRFIKEGYFVIGMDNLITGDLKNIEHLFKLENFEFYHHDITKFVHVPGDLDYILHFASPASPIDYLKIPIQTLKVGSLGTHNLLGLARVKKARILIASTSEVYGDPLVHPQTEEYYGNVNTIGPRGVYDEAKRFQESITMAYHTFHGVETRIVRIFNTYGPRMRLNDGRVIPAFIGQALRGEDLTIFGDGMQTRSFCYVDDQVEGIFRLLHSDYVYPVNIGNPDEITIKDFAEEIIKLTGTNQKVVYHPLPINDPLQRQPDTTKAKELLGWEAKVNRAEGMKITYEYFKSLSAEELAKEEHKDFSSYIK, from the coding sequence ATGAAAAGAATACTTATTACCGGAGCAGCAGGTTTTTTAGGATCACATTTATGTGACAGATTTATCAAAGAAGGATATTTTGTTATCGGGATGGATAATTTGATTACAGGAGATCTTAAAAATATTGAACATTTGTTCAAACTGGAAAATTTTGAATTCTATCATCATGATATTACCAAGTTTGTTCATGTTCCGGGAGATTTAGATTATATCTTGCATTTTGCTTCGCCTGCAAGTCCTATTGATTATTTGAAAATTCCGATTCAAACCTTAAAAGTAGGATCTTTAGGAACGCACAATTTATTAGGATTGGCGAGAGTTAAAAAAGCACGAATTTTAATTGCTTCAACTTCTGAAGTTTATGGAGATCCGTTAGTGCATCCACAAACTGAAGAATACTACGGAAACGTAAATACAATTGGTCCGCGTGGCGTTTACGACGAAGCAAAACGTTTTCAGGAATCTATAACAATGGCATATCATACTTTTCACGGAGTAGAAACCAGAATCGTGCGTATTTTTAATACCTACGGACCAAGAATGCGATTAAACGACGGACGTGTAATTCCTGCTTTTATCGGACAGGCTTTGCGCGGAGAAGATTTAACGATTTTTGGAGACGGAATGCAAACACGTTCTTTCTGTTACGTAGACGATCAGGTCGAAGGTATTTTCAGATTATTGCATTCTGATTATGTTTATCCAGTAAATATTGGAAATCCAGACGAAATCACCATTAAAGATTTTGCAGAAGAAATCATAAAATTGACAGGAACAAATCAGAAAGTGGTTTATCATCCTTTACCAATAAACGATCCGTTGCAACGTCAGCCAGACACAACAAAAGCAAAAGAATTATTAGGTTGGGAAGCCAAAGTAAATCGCGCAGAGGGAATGAAGATTACGTACGAATATTTCAAATCATTGTCTGCAGAAGAACTTGCGAAAGAAGAACACAAAGATTTTTCGAGTTATATAAAATAA
- a CDS encoding glycosyltransferase family 4 protein, whose product MNDILIISNYYPPEKGAAANRIEQLALKLNQNGYNVSVISPLPNYPKGEIFPEYKGRFSVTEKIQNITLKRLWIYPSNSSNIFKRIVSTFSFSTILFFYLLFAKTPKKVIVQSPPLLLSFTAVFALWIKRKKIILNVSDLWPTAAIELRVLKKNSISHKMLLFIERFIYKKATHIFGQSNEIIAHIHSIFPEKKCFLYRNYPDHFVENNIHENENSNEPIKLFYAGLLGVAQGVFELIQKLDLEHLNVELHIFGDGAEKAQIVDYMNQNPMQKIIFHGMLERNILHEKLMTLDIALVPLKTRIYGSVPSKIFEYSALGFPVLYFGGGEGENIVEENNLGWVVPVEDFKGLNVALKQISEIDKNEIQAMKKTIFIHAKQNFNLDKQMKDLIDHDAF is encoded by the coding sequence ATGAACGACATTTTAATTATATCCAATTATTATCCGCCAGAAAAAGGTGCTGCTGCAAATAGAATTGAGCAATTGGCGCTGAAGTTAAATCAAAACGGATATAATGTTTCGGTGATTTCTCCGCTGCCAAATTATCCGAAAGGAGAGATTTTTCCAGAATATAAAGGTCGATTTTCTGTTACCGAAAAAATTCAAAATATTACTTTAAAACGACTTTGGATTTATCCGAGCAACAGTTCTAATATTTTTAAAAGAATTGTTTCAACGTTTTCTTTCTCAACTATTTTATTTTTCTACTTACTATTTGCCAAAACACCTAAAAAAGTAATTGTGCAATCTCCGCCTCTATTATTGTCTTTTACAGCTGTTTTTGCACTTTGGATTAAACGAAAAAAAATAATTTTGAATGTTTCAGATCTTTGGCCTACTGCAGCAATTGAACTTCGCGTTTTAAAGAAAAACAGTATTTCGCATAAAATGCTACTTTTTATAGAACGTTTCATTTACAAAAAAGCAACGCATATTTTCGGTCAATCCAATGAAATTATAGCTCATATCCATTCTATTTTTCCAGAAAAGAAATGCTTTTTATATCGCAATTATCCCGATCATTTTGTGGAAAATAATATCCATGAAAATGAAAATTCTAACGAACCAATAAAATTGTTTTACGCAGGATTATTGGGCGTTGCGCAAGGTGTTTTTGAACTTATTCAAAAATTAGATTTAGAACATTTAAATGTCGAATTACATATTTTTGGCGATGGCGCAGAGAAAGCTCAAATTGTCGATTATATGAATCAGAATCCGATGCAGAAAATTATTTTTCATGGAATGTTAGAACGTAATATTCTGCATGAAAAATTAATGACTTTGGATATCGCTCTTGTTCCTTTAAAAACAAGAATTTACGGTTCTGTTCCTTCAAAAATATTCGAATACAGCGCTTTAGGTTTTCCTGTTTTGTATTTTGGCGGAGGCGAAGGCGAAAATATTGTAGAAGAAAATAATCTGGGTTGGGTTGTTCCTGTTGAAGATTTTAAAGGTTTAAATGTTGCTTTAAAACAAATTTCAGAAATAGATAAAAATGAAATTCAAGCTATGAAAAAAACGATTTTTATTCATGCAAAACAGAACTTTAATCTCGATAAACAAATGAAAGATTTAATTGACCATGATGCTTTTTGA